From the genome of Spinacia oleracea cultivar Varoflay chromosome 2, BTI_SOV_V1, whole genome shotgun sequence, one region includes:
- the LOC110791408 gene encoding THO complex subunit 6, with amino-acid sequence MVMDVTNWDEDAYRNTILQERESQCRTVFRTIFAPSSSNPNPDTVVAASSDGSVAAYSLSSILSTLELRNGISNPQQVFAAEPNCFLQAHEGPAYDVKFYGVDADALLISCGDDGRIRGWKWKELEESETPIHEQGTHVKPSIELMNPQHRGPWYATSPISENNAIAVDHQRGSIFAAAGDSCAYCWDVETSKIKMVFKGHLDYLHCIIARKGSNQIITGSEDGTARIWDCQSGKCVQVISPKRESLKEVSTVSCIGLDASESWLACGSGQSLYVWNLLASEQISRISTPTTCQDLVFDDNHILAVGASSMLSRMDMNGKILSQIRCAPESAFSVSLHQSGVIAVAGYAGLVDVLSQFGSHLCTFRCAPVSSSTLW; translated from the exons ATGGTGATGGACGTAACCAACTGGGACGAAGACGCCTACAGAAACACCATCCTTCAAGAGAGAGAATCCCAATGTCGAACCGTCTTCCGTACCATTTTCGctccttcttcttccaaccctaACCCCGACACTGTCGTTGCTGCTTCCAGCGATGGTTCCGTCGCCGcgtattctctctcctccatactCTCCACTCTC GAATTGCGCAATGGCATCTCAAACCCTCAACA aGTGTTTGCTGCTGAACCTAATTGCTTTCTTCAAGCGCATGAAGGTCCTGCTTATGATGTTAAGTTTTACGGCGTTGATGCTGATGCTTTGTTGATTAG CTGTGGAGATGATGGTCGGATACGAGGGTGGAAATGGAAGGAACTTGAAGAGTCAGAGACACCTATACATGAACAAG GCACCCATGTAAAGCCATCAATAGAGTTGATGAATCCGCAGCACAG GGGTCCGTGGTATGCTACATCGCCAATTTCTGAGAACAATGCAATTGCTGTTGATCACCAG AGAGGATCTATATTTGCTGCTGCTGGTGATTCTTGTGCATACTGCTGGGATGTG GAGACAAGTAAGATTAAGATGGTGTTTAAGGGACATTTGGACTATTTGCATTGCATTATTGCTCGCAAGGGCAGCAATCAG ATCATAACTGGTTCAGAGGATGGTACCGCAAGGATATGGG ACTGCCAAAGTGGAAAGTGCGTTCAGGTGATATCTCCAAAGCGAGAGAGTCTGAAGGAAGTATCCACTGTTAGCTGCATTGGTCTAGATGCAAGTGAGAGTTGGCTG GCTTGTGGTAGCGGTCAAAGTTTATATGTGTGGAATCTTCTGGCGTCAGAACAGATTTCAAGGATCAGTACTCCTACAACTTGCCAAGATCTAGTATTTGATGACAATCAT ATTTTAGCAGTTGGAGCTTCATCAATGCTTAGTCGAATGGACATGAATGGAAAGATTCTATCTCAAATAAGATGTGCTCCCGAGTCGGCGTTTTCTGTCTCCTTACATCAGTCGGGT GTGATAGCAGTTGCTGGGTACGCAGGTCTGGTTGATGTGCTGTCGCAGTTTGGAAGTCACTTGTGCACATTCCGATGCGCACCCGTATCATCATCCACCCTATGGTga